In Pseudomonas poae, a single genomic region encodes these proteins:
- a CDS encoding DUF3509 domain-containing protein produces MSLIQDKFASVFSNYDVTTQPRPDGGILLTLRNSEGKQVKRSISYQQLHTADQLTWVISAIRRDLAEQASELPQISMLQSQNRFALPTYHSA; encoded by the coding sequence ATGAGCCTGATCCAAGATAAATTCGCTTCTGTATTTTCCAACTACGACGTCACCACCCAGCCACGTCCAGACGGCGGCATCCTGTTGACCCTGCGCAACAGCGAAGGCAAACAGGTCAAGCGTTCCATCTCGTACCAGCAACTGCACACCGCTGACCAACTGACCTGGGTCATCAGCGCCATTCGCCGTGATCTGGCCGAACAAGCCAGCGAACTGCCACAGATTTCGATGCTGCAAAGCCAGAACCGCTTTGCCCTGCCGACCTATCATTCGGCTTAA
- a CDS encoding DNA mismatch repair protein MutS has translation MQDDDFSLFKNELRGVKPIKHDRADTGKPKADRAQIAKLRQAATVRTDATTVDGLSDQFVIDVGPEDELMWARDGVQESQMRKLKVGQIPFEGSLDLHGMTVEKARETLWAFLAEATKFEIRCVRVTHGKAVRLDGKRPMIKSHVNTWLRQHAQVLGFTSCQARHGGAGAVYVMLKRTMMEGRDE, from the coding sequence ATGCAAGACGACGACTTTTCCCTGTTCAAAAACGAGCTGCGCGGCGTCAAGCCGATCAAGCACGACCGCGCCGATACCGGCAAACCCAAGGCCGACCGGGCGCAGATCGCCAAGCTGCGCCAGGCTGCTACCGTGCGCACAGACGCCACCACTGTGGATGGCCTGTCGGACCAGTTCGTGATCGACGTCGGCCCCGAAGACGAGTTGATGTGGGCCCGCGACGGCGTGCAGGAAAGCCAGATGCGCAAGCTCAAGGTCGGCCAGATCCCGTTCGAAGGCAGCCTCGACCTGCACGGTATGACCGTGGAAAAAGCCCGCGAAACCCTATGGGCTTTTCTCGCCGAAGCGACCAAATTCGAAATCCGCTGCGTGCGCGTCACCCACGGCAAGGCAGTGCGGCTGGACGGCAAACGCCCAATGATCAAGAGCCACGTCAACACCTGGCTGCGCCAGCATGCCCAGGTACTGGGTTTTACCTCATGCCAGGCCCGCCACGGCGGCGCGGGTGCGGTGTATGTGATGCTCAAGCGCACCATGATGGAAGGGCGCGACGAGTAA
- a CDS encoding LysR family transcriptional regulator, which produces MKNSIQHIQAFLAVARTGSFTKAANELHLSPSALTVQVQQLEDWLGVALLDRSPRHVSITAAGQDARGPMEKLLLDLDNIVTGSRDLAALRRGVVTIAALPSVCAGSLPPVLRLFREHFAGIEVRLHDLVAHRIHAQVRSGDVDFGIGVRARLSHGLDFVPVLNDRLCAFLPLDHPLTRHRQLTLKQLANQPIILTGRDSSVREQVDALFDETRLTMNAGMEANYMSTVLALVRQGLGISVLPESAADSLEGLKRINIDHPGVNREIGLISRSGMSLSPAAQRCFDLLSEKLPGTT; this is translated from the coding sequence ATGAAGAACAGCATCCAGCACATTCAGGCATTTCTCGCGGTGGCCCGCACCGGCAGTTTCACCAAGGCTGCCAATGAACTGCATCTGTCGCCCTCGGCGCTGACGGTGCAGGTGCAGCAACTGGAAGACTGGCTCGGCGTCGCCCTGCTCGACCGCAGTCCGCGCCACGTCAGCATTACCGCCGCCGGTCAGGATGCCCGTGGTCCCATGGAAAAACTGCTGCTGGACCTGGACAACATCGTCACCGGCTCCCGCGACCTCGCCGCGTTGCGCCGGGGCGTGGTGACCATCGCCGCCCTGCCCTCGGTGTGTGCCGGCTCCCTGCCACCGGTGCTGCGCCTGTTTCGCGAGCACTTCGCCGGGATCGAAGTACGCCTGCATGACCTGGTGGCGCACCGCATTCACGCCCAAGTGCGTTCCGGCGACGTGGACTTCGGCATTGGCGTGCGCGCACGGCTCAGCCATGGGCTGGACTTTGTGCCGGTGCTGAATGATCGCTTGTGTGCTTTTTTGCCACTGGATCATCCCCTCACTCGCCATCGTCAATTGACCCTGAAGCAACTGGCGAACCAGCCGATCATCCTAACGGGGCGCGACAGCAGCGTGCGTGAGCAGGTGGATGCGTTGTTCGATGAAACGCGACTGACGATGAATGCGGGGATGGAGGCCAACTACATGTCGACGGTGTTGGCGTTGGTGCGCCAGGGGCTGGGGATCAGCGTATTGCCAGAGTCGGCGGCGGACAGCCTGGAGGGGTTGAAGCGGATTAACATCGATCACCCCGGCGTTAACCGGGAGATCGGGTTGATCAGCCGTAGCGGGATGAGCTTGAGCCCGGCGGCACAGCGCTGTTTCGATCTGCTCAGTGAAAAATTACCTGGCACAACATAG
- a CDS encoding LysE family translocator: MNLETWLLFSGAALVVILIPGPLSLLMISNSLNYGLRRSYPAFLGGVFASICLLSASALGLGALLLASEQLFSALKIVGAAYLFYLAWQSWMQSRQPAQGAEVPQLAATPRFRTLFGRAFVLGASNPKDILFFAAFLPQFLSGELPFLPQLLIMIATWTVLDLLCKLAYGLGAHGAARYLRSGKGQSWFNRVSAGLFGGAGMMALMKVRMDSL; this comes from the coding sequence ATGAACCTGGAAACCTGGCTACTGTTCAGCGGCGCGGCATTGGTGGTGATCCTGATCCCGGGACCATTGTCACTGTTGATGATCAGCAACAGTCTCAACTACGGCCTGCGCCGTTCGTATCCAGCGTTTCTCGGTGGGGTGTTTGCCTCGATCTGCCTGCTGAGCGCCTCGGCCCTGGGCCTGGGCGCCTTGTTACTGGCGTCGGAACAACTGTTCAGCGCATTGAAGATCGTCGGCGCGGCGTACCTGTTCTACCTCGCCTGGCAGAGTTGGATGCAATCACGCCAGCCGGCGCAGGGCGCTGAAGTTCCGCAGTTGGCTGCTACGCCGCGCTTTCGCACGCTGTTTGGTCGCGCGTTTGTGTTGGGTGCCAGCAACCCCAAGGACATCCTGTTTTTCGCCGCATTCCTGCCGCAGTTTCTCAGTGGCGAGCTGCCGTTCCTGCCACAACTGCTGATCATGATCGCCACATGGACCGTACTCGACCTGCTCTGCAAGCTGGCCTATGGCTTGGGCGCTCATGGTGCTGCTCGTTACCTTCGCAGCGGCAAGGGCCAGAGCTGGTTCAACCGCGTCAGTGCGGGATTGTTTGGCGGTGCAGGCATGATGGCGTTGATGAAGGTCAGGATGGACTCACTTTGA
- a CDS encoding ankyrin repeat domain-containing protein, producing the protein MSDQAKQMTEDEAAEFAEQVFDVARRGDAAMLAALLAKGLPANFRNHNGDTLLMLAAYHGHAEAVKVLLEFKADPLIANDKNQLPIAGAAFKGNLDVVKALIEGGAPVDAASSDGRTALMMAAMFNRVEMLDYLLGQGANPKAVDAQGATALAAAQTMGAVDTAAKLQKLV; encoded by the coding sequence ATGTCAGACCAAGCCAAACAAATGACCGAAGACGAAGCCGCCGAATTTGCCGAGCAGGTGTTCGACGTGGCCCGCCGAGGCGACGCAGCCATGCTTGCAGCGCTTTTGGCCAAAGGCCTGCCGGCGAACTTTCGCAATCACAATGGCGACACCTTGCTGATGCTCGCGGCCTACCATGGCCACGCCGAAGCGGTAAAAGTGTTGCTGGAATTCAAGGCAGACCCACTGATCGCCAACGACAAGAACCAGTTGCCGATTGCCGGCGCAGCGTTCAAGGGCAACCTCGACGTGGTCAAGGCGCTGATCGAAGGCGGGGCGCCGGTGGATGCAGCGTCGTCCGATGGCCGTACGGCGTTGATGATGGCGGCAATGTTCAACCGCGTGGAAATGCTCGACTACCTGCTCGGCCAGGGCGCCAACCCCAAGGCTGTTGATGCCCAGGGCGCAACCGCATTGGCGGCGGCGCAAACCATGGGCGCAGTGGATACGGCGGCGAAGTTGCAGAAACTGGTGTAG
- a CDS encoding glutathione S-transferase family protein, which produces MYKVYGDYKSGNCYKVKLMLNLLGIPYQWIDVDILNGDTQTAEFLAKNPNGKIPVLELEDGTCLWESNAILNFLADGSEFLPSEPRLRTQVLQWQFFEQYSHEPYIAVARFIQFYLNMPEDRLEEYKTCHKRGYKALKVMERQLQATPYLVGEQYSIADIALYAYTHVAHEGGFDLAPYPAVQAWLARVASHPKHVPMLD; this is translated from the coding sequence ATGTACAAGGTTTATGGCGATTACAAGTCGGGCAACTGCTACAAGGTCAAATTGATGCTCAACCTGCTGGGCATTCCCTATCAATGGATCGACGTGGATATCCTCAACGGCGACACCCAGACCGCCGAGTTCCTGGCCAAGAACCCCAACGGCAAGATCCCGGTACTGGAGCTGGAAGACGGCACCTGTCTGTGGGAGTCCAATGCGATCCTCAATTTCCTGGCCGATGGCAGCGAGTTCCTGCCCAGCGAGCCGCGTTTGCGCACTCAGGTGCTGCAATGGCAGTTCTTCGAGCAGTACAGCCATGAGCCGTACATTGCGGTGGCGCGGTTTATCCAGTTTTACCTGAACATGCCCGAAGACCGCCTGGAGGAATACAAGACCTGCCATAAGCGCGGCTACAAAGCGCTGAAGGTGATGGAACGCCAACTGCAGGCCACGCCGTACCTGGTGGGCGAGCAGTATTCGATTGCCGATATTGCGTTGTATGCCTATACGCATGTGGCGCATGAGGGTGGGTTTGATCTGGCGCCATACCCGGCGGTGCAGGCGTGGTTGGCGCGGGTAGCCAGCCATCCCAAGCATGTGCCGATGCTGGACTGA
- a CDS encoding MarR family transcriptional regulator, whose product MLDLKNPTAQQEAMEAFFFGYQAFTAKADEMLERRGLSRVHQRIVFFIARYPALSVKELLELLGVSKQALNMPLRQLQEMHLVNSVASETDKRKRLLELSEEGLRFEQSLRREQVKLLQRAFSEAGEEAVTGWLAVNQALSAAN is encoded by the coding sequence ATGCTTGACCTTAAAAACCCAACCGCTCAGCAAGAAGCCATGGAGGCGTTCTTCTTCGGCTACCAGGCGTTCACCGCCAAGGCTGACGAAATGCTTGAGCGCCGCGGCCTGAGCCGAGTGCACCAGCGCATCGTGTTTTTTATCGCGCGCTACCCCGCCTTGAGCGTGAAGGAACTGCTGGAATTGCTCGGCGTGAGCAAACAAGCGCTGAACATGCCGCTGCGCCAATTACAGGAAATGCACTTGGTAAACAGCGTTGCGTCCGAGACCGACAAGCGCAAACGCCTGTTGGAATTGAGCGAAGAAGGCCTGCGTTTCGAACAGTCACTGCGCCGCGAACAAGTGAAGCTGCTGCAACGCGCGTTCAGCGAAGCGGGGGAAGAAGCGGTGACGGGATGGCTGGCCGTCAATCAGGCCCTGAGTGCAGCGAACTAG
- the folE gene encoding GTP cyclohydrolase I FolE, with translation MSLEQNYTAILGQLGEDVSREGLLDTPKRAAKAMQYLCRGYEQTLEEVTNGALFSSDNSEMVLVKDIELYSLCEHHLLPFIGKAHVAYIPSGKVLGLSKVARIVDMYARRLQIQENLSRQIADAVMQVTGALGVAVVIEAKHMCMMMRGVEKQNSSMITSVMLGEFRENAATRSEFLSLIK, from the coding sequence ATGTCCCTGGAACAGAATTACACCGCGATCCTCGGCCAGCTCGGCGAGGACGTTTCCCGCGAGGGTCTGCTCGACACGCCAAAACGTGCCGCCAAGGCGATGCAGTACCTCTGCCGCGGTTATGAACAGACACTGGAAGAAGTCACCAACGGTGCCTTGTTCAGCTCCGACAACAGCGAAATGGTGCTGGTCAAGGACATCGAGTTGTACTCGCTGTGCGAACACCACCTGCTGCCGTTCATCGGCAAGGCCCACGTCGCGTACATCCCAAGCGGCAAAGTGCTGGGCCTGTCCAAGGTCGCGCGGATTGTCGATATGTACGCGCGCCGCCTGCAGATCCAGGAAAACCTCAGCCGTCAGATCGCCGATGCCGTGATGCAAGTGACTGGCGCCCTGGGCGTGGCGGTGGTGATCGAGGCCAAGCACATGTGCATGATGATGCGCGGTGTGGAGAAACAGAATTCGTCGATGATCACTTCGGTGATGCTGGGTGAGTTCCGCGAAAACGCGGCAACCCGCAGCGAGTTCCTCAGCCTGATCAAGTAA
- a CDS encoding citrate transporter: MLATLGVITILCLLAAVMSKRLSPLVALIALPIIAALLGGFGLQTSAFIITGIKNVAPVVGMFVFAILFFGIMTDAGMLDPIIDRILRTVGTRPTRIVVGTATLALLVHLDGSGAVTFLVTVPAMLPLYTRLGIDKRILACVCAMAAGVNFLPWTGPVLRSSAALHVPVADLFQPLIPVQIVGLIFVFACAWWLGRREEKRLGLGAGSTVDAMPQRVLSDDDIKLRRPRLFWVNLILTVLVMVVMIAGWVDPVVMFMLGTVVALCINYPNVDAQRARIDAHAKTALTMASILLAAGVFTGIMQGTGMLKAIAEVAVAQIPAGHGKLIPAVVGFISMPLSMLFDPDSYYFGVMPVIAEVGKALGVDPLQVAQASLLGVHTTGFPVSPLTPATFLLVGLCKVELADHQRFTIPFLFAASVLMTLTALLLGVI, encoded by the coding sequence ATGCTCGCAACCCTGGGTGTCATCACCATCCTGTGCCTGCTCGCTGCCGTCATGAGCAAACGCCTCTCGCCCCTGGTGGCCCTGATCGCCTTGCCGATCATCGCCGCGCTGCTCGGCGGTTTCGGCCTGCAAACCAGTGCCTTCATCATTACCGGTATCAAGAACGTTGCCCCTGTGGTGGGCATGTTTGTGTTTGCGATTCTGTTTTTCGGGATCATGACCGACGCTGGCATGCTCGACCCCATCATTGACCGCATCCTGCGTACGGTGGGGACGCGCCCTACACGAATTGTTGTCGGCACCGCGACCCTGGCGTTGCTGGTGCACCTGGACGGTTCCGGCGCAGTGACCTTTTTGGTGACGGTGCCGGCGATGCTGCCGCTGTACACGCGACTCGGCATCGACAAACGCATCCTCGCCTGCGTGTGTGCGATGGCCGCCGGGGTGAATTTCCTGCCGTGGACCGGCCCGGTATTGCGCTCGTCGGCAGCCCTGCATGTGCCGGTGGCGGACCTGTTCCAGCCGTTGATCCCGGTGCAGATCGTCGGGCTGATCTTCGTGTTCGCTTGTGCCTGGTGGCTGGGCCGTCGCGAAGAAAAACGCCTGGGCCTGGGCGCCGGCTCCACGGTCGATGCCATGCCTCAGCGCGTGCTCAGTGACGACGACATCAAGCTGCGCCGCCCACGGTTGTTCTGGGTCAACCTGATTCTCACCGTGCTGGTGATGGTGGTGATGATTGCCGGCTGGGTCGACCCGGTGGTGATGTTCATGCTCGGCACCGTGGTGGCGCTGTGCATCAACTACCCGAACGTCGATGCTCAGCGCGCGCGCATCGACGCCCACGCGAAAACCGCCCTGACCATGGCCAGTATCCTGCTCGCCGCCGGTGTGTTCACCGGCATCATGCAGGGCACCGGCATGCTCAAGGCCATTGCCGAAGTGGCGGTGGCGCAGATTCCAGCGGGACACGGCAAGTTGATCCCGGCGGTGGTGGGCTTTATTTCCATGCCGTTGAGCATGTTGTTTGACCCTGATTCCTACTATTTCGGCGTGATGCCGGTGATCGCCGAAGTGGGCAAAGCCCTCGGCGTGGACCCGCTGCAAGTGGCCCAGGCCTCGTTGCTGGGCGTGCACACTACCGGCTTCCCGGTCAGCCCGCTGACCCCCGCTACCTTTCTGTTGGTGGGCCTGTGCAAGGTCGAATTGGCCGATCACCAGCGCTTCACCATTCCGTTTCTGTTTGCCGCGTCGGTGTTGATGACCCTGACTGCGTTGCTGCTGGGAGTGATTTGA
- a CDS encoding cysteine hydrolase codes for MSVPKTMFQLSGRGYAAANLSHATLVIIDAQKEYLSGPLALSGMDAAVSNIKQLVSSARNAGRPIVHVRHLGTVGGLFDPQGERGEFIPGLEPMADETIIGKLLPSAFHGTGLEKHLQDLGSLDLIVCGFMSHSSVSTTVRAAKNLGFRCTLVEDACATRDLPYKGGILSAEHVQQTEMAIMADNFATLALTKDLI; via the coding sequence ATGTCCGTTCCAAAGACGATGTTTCAACTCAGCGGTCGCGGTTACGCAGCAGCCAACCTCAGCCATGCGACCCTCGTGATCATCGACGCCCAGAAGGAATACCTCAGCGGCCCGCTCGCCCTTTCGGGCATGGACGCAGCAGTCAGCAATATCAAGCAGCTTGTGTCATCAGCGCGCAACGCCGGGCGCCCGATTGTGCATGTGCGTCACCTCGGTACCGTCGGTGGCCTATTCGACCCCCAAGGCGAGCGCGGCGAATTCATTCCCGGCCTGGAGCCCATGGCTGACGAAACCATCATCGGCAAGCTGCTGCCCAGCGCGTTCCACGGCACCGGCCTGGAGAAACACTTGCAGGACCTCGGCTCGCTGGACCTGATCGTCTGCGGCTTCATGAGCCACTCCAGCGTCAGCACCACCGTGCGTGCCGCCAAGAACCTGGGCTTTCGCTGCACCTTGGTGGAAGACGCCTGCGCCACCCGTGACTTGCCTTACAAGGGCGGCATCCTGAGCGCTGAACATGTGCAACAGACCGAAATGGCCATCATGGCTGACAACTTCGCCACCTTGGCGCTGACCAAAGATCTGATCTGA
- a CDS encoding glutaredoxin, which translates to MFVKALRVGLGHVIIAGDFLTRPRKKQRPAEQQAQVNAAAKELTLYQFHACPFCVKTRRTLHRLNVPVALKDAKNNEQDRQTLLEQGGKIKVPCLRIEENGQVTWMYDSKVIIDYLDTRFAAI; encoded by the coding sequence ATGTTCGTCAAAGCACTTCGAGTGGGCCTCGGCCACGTCATCATCGCGGGCGATTTCCTGACCCGCCCACGCAAAAAGCAGCGCCCTGCCGAGCAACAGGCACAGGTGAATGCGGCGGCCAAGGAATTGACGCTGTATCAGTTCCACGCCTGCCCGTTTTGCGTGAAGACCCGCCGCACCCTGCACCGCCTGAATGTGCCGGTGGCGTTGAAGGACGCAAAGAACAACGAACAGGACCGCCAGACCCTGCTGGAACAAGGTGGCAAGATCAAAGTGCCGTGCTTGCGGATTGAAGAGAATGGCCAGGTCACTTGGATGTACGACTCCAAAGTGATCATTGATTACCTGGATACGCGGTTTGCTGCCATCTAA
- a CDS encoding acireductone dioxygenase, giving the protein MSYVAVYSVATPDTPNKVLTHFDDIVSTLAEHGVRFERWQPSPIEKGASDEQMIAAYQAQIDALGYKAVDVLRVTSDQSQHAELRAQYLDERRYHSDEVRFFIAGQGLFSLHIGDYVYAVRCEKNDLLVVPAGIAHWFDMGENPHFVALRLFNPEQEQVPVFTGDDSARNFPGLDD; this is encoded by the coding sequence ATGAGTTATGTCGCCGTCTACTCCGTCGCTACGCCGGATACCCCGAACAAGGTCCTGACCCATTTCGACGATATCGTTTCGACTCTGGCCGAGCACGGCGTACGTTTTGAACGCTGGCAGCCGAGCCCGATCGAGAAGGGCGCCAGCGATGAACAAATGATTGCCGCTTACCAGGCGCAGATCGACGCGCTTGGCTATAAAGCCGTGGACGTGCTCCGTGTCACCAGTGATCAGTCGCAGCATGCTGAACTGCGCGCACAGTACTTGGATGAGCGTCGCTACCATTCGGACGAAGTCCGGTTTTTCATCGCGGGCCAAGGCCTTTTCAGCCTGCATATCGGCGACTACGTGTATGCCGTGCGGTGTGAGAAAAATGACCTGTTGGTAGTCCCGGCAGGTATCGCACATTGGTTTGATATGGGCGAGAACCCACATTTCGTCGCGTTGCGTCTATTCAATCCGGAGCAAGAGCAGGTGCCTGTGTTTACGGGCGACGATAGTGCTCGGAATTTTCCGGGACTGGATGACTAA
- a CDS encoding 50S ribosomal protein L3 N(5)-glutamine methyltransferase yields the protein MITSRLRTLRDHIRWAVSRFHGEDLFFGHGTDNAWDEARQLVLGALHLPWEIADSYLDCNLEEEEISHVQRLLHRRIHERVPTAYLLGEAWFCGMSFIVDERVLIPRSPIGELIENRFEPWLAQPPARILDLCTGSGCIGIACAYEFQDAEVVLGDLSFEALEVANQNIERHGVDERVYTVQGDGFDGLPGQRFDLIVSNPPYVDAEDFADMPDEYQHEPELGLACGDDGLNLVRRMLAEAADHLTEKGLLIVEVGNSQVHVESLYPEVDFAWLDFQRGGHGVFMLTAEQCRQHQAVFAARV from the coding sequence GTGATCACTTCCCGCCTGCGCACCTTGCGCGACCACATCCGTTGGGCTGTCAGCCGTTTCCATGGGGAAGACCTGTTTTTTGGCCATGGTACCGACAATGCCTGGGACGAAGCGCGCCAATTGGTGCTCGGTGCCTTGCATCTGCCGTGGGAAATCGCCGACAGCTACCTGGACTGCAACCTGGAAGAAGAAGAGATCTCCCATGTGCAGCGCTTGCTGCATCGCCGCATCCACGAGCGTGTACCCACCGCGTACCTGCTGGGTGAGGCTTGGTTCTGCGGCATGTCGTTCATTGTCGATGAGCGCGTGTTGATCCCGCGTTCACCCATTGGCGAACTGATCGAAAACCGCTTCGAACCCTGGCTGGCCCAACCGCCGGCACGCATTCTCGACCTGTGCACCGGCTCTGGCTGCATCGGTATTGCCTGCGCCTACGAGTTCCAGGACGCCGAAGTGGTGCTGGGCGACCTGTCGTTCGAAGCGCTGGAAGTGGCCAACCAGAACATCGAGCGACATGGCGTCGACGAGCGCGTGTACACCGTGCAGGGCGACGGCTTCGATGGTCTGCCGGGCCAGCGTTTCGACCTTATTGTGTCCAACCCGCCGTATGTGGACGCCGAAGACTTCGCCGACATGCCCGACGAATACCAGCACGAACCTGAGCTGGGCCTGGCCTGCGGCGATGACGGCTTGAATTTGGTGCGACGTATGTTGGCCGAGGCTGCGGACCATTTGACCGAGAAGGGCTTGCTGATTGTTGAAGTGGGCAACAGCCAGGTTCACGTCGAGTCGCTGTACCCGGAAGTGGATTTTGCCTGGCTGGACTTCCAGCGCGGTGGGCATGGGGTGTTCATGCTGACAGCGGAACAGTGCCGCCAGCATCAGGCTGTCTTCGCTGCTCGGGTCTAA
- a CDS encoding chorismate synthase yields MSGNTFGKLFTVTTAGESHGPALVAIVDGCPPGLELSLEDLQRDLDRRKPGTSRHTTQRQEPDEVEILSGVFEGRTTGCAIGLLIRNTDQKSKDYSAIKDLFRPAHADYTYHHKYGERDYRGGGRSSARETAMRVAAGAIAKKYLATQGIVIRGYMSQLGPIEIPFKTWDSVEDNAFFSPDPDKVPELEAYMDQLRRDQDSVGAKITVVAEGVKPGLGEPIFDRLDAELAHALMSINAVKGVEIGAGFACVSQRGTEHRDELTPEGFLSNNAGGILGGISSGQPIVAHLALKATSSITTPGRSIDVHGNPVDVITKGRHDPCVGIRATPIAEAMMAIVLMDHLLRNRGQNADVRVTTPVLGQL; encoded by the coding sequence ATGTCCGGCAATACCTTCGGCAAGCTGTTCACTGTCACCACCGCGGGCGAAAGCCATGGTCCGGCGTTGGTCGCCATTGTCGACGGCTGCCCGCCTGGCCTCGAGCTGTCCCTGGAAGACCTGCAGCGTGACCTCGACCGCCGCAAGCCTGGCACCAGCCGCCACACTACCCAGCGCCAGGAGCCCGACGAAGTCGAGATCCTCTCCGGCGTATTCGAAGGCCGCACCACCGGTTGCGCCATCGGCCTGTTGATCCGCAACACCGACCAGAAGTCCAAGGACTACTCGGCGATCAAGGATCTGTTCCGCCCGGCCCACGCCGACTACACCTACCACCACAAATACGGTGAACGCGACTACCGTGGCGGTGGCCGCAGCTCGGCCCGCGAAACCGCAATGCGCGTGGCCGCCGGTGCTATCGCCAAGAAATACCTGGCTACCCAGGGCATCGTGATCCGTGGCTACATGAGCCAATTGGGTCCCATCGAAATCCCGTTCAAGACCTGGGACAGCGTGGAAGACAACGCCTTCTTCAGCCCTGACCCGGACAAGGTGCCTGAACTGGAAGCCTACATGGACCAGTTGCGCCGTGATCAAGACTCCGTCGGCGCCAAGATCACTGTGGTCGCCGAAGGCGTGAAGCCGGGCCTGGGCGAGCCGATCTTCGACCGCCTGGACGCCGAATTGGCCCACGCCTTGATGAGCATCAACGCGGTCAAGGGCGTTGAGATCGGCGCTGGGTTCGCCTGTGTGTCCCAACGCGGCACCGAGCATCGTGACGAACTGACGCCGGAAGGTTTCCTCAGCAACAATGCGGGCGGCATCCTCGGCGGGATTTCTTCCGGTCAGCCGATTGTTGCGCACCTGGCGCTCAAGGCCACGTCCAGCATCACCACGCCGGGCCGTTCGATCGATGTGCATGGCAACCCGGTGGACGTGATCACCAAGGGCCGCCACGACCCTTGCGTCGGCATCCGTGCTACGCCGATTGCCGAGGCAATGATGGCCATCGTGTTGATGGACCACCTGCTGCGCAATCGCGGGCAAAACGCCGACGTTCGCGTGACGACCCCGGTACTGGGCCAACTGTGA